A part of Fusarium oxysporum Fo47 chromosome III, complete sequence genomic DNA contains:
- a CDS encoding uncharacterized protein (of unknown function-domain containing protein) yields MATPFKIQLEPQNSGLLGMKLGQSEASKATDLLQKDLENHHVFFNESGFHDHIVHQVLTLYGTGATTKDLDTAYNANKAYQLKAMKPKSDVVDKLEHGSDWSEYLGKGRNYATFFRFFQDEIDRIGWQDTLKEYLFKDDARGRDMQSRLFAGILHPLIQLLYGMEWSQPMIIASALAQTAVHRDDYKEFLTAAAEKAQASDAPPKMKTIGGLYEDAVKNEKLRKSSHWDDSNRIFDGVFTRAKDEMITLAARVRIGEEELDEKIAEMVHHSAFVASAAAFHPPHAPRFEFILMHHITSTPFFLTLKEQSWIPVSTKARFLENKVRMDLLQYIARGSPALRSDLLRGYEPKDGEKLVGKPEDLFPRIHKVVDDGHTVKLARALMLAQRITKPYENKEWVKIKGDDEWLRAVYLLLDANEEADRQGGTMWVRSSGFDEAWEEIPKAKM; encoded by the exons ATGGCGACTCCTTTCAAGATTCAGCTGGAACCCCAGAACTCGGGGCTGTTAGGGATGAAGCTTGGCCAGAGTGAGGCCTCAAAGGCAACTGACCTGCTGCAGAAAGATTTAGAA aatcatcatgtcttcttcaATGAATCTGGTTTTCATGACCAT ATTGTTCATCAAGTCTTAACTTTGTACGGTACCGGCGCAACAACAAAGGATCTAGACACAGCCTATAATGCCAACAAGGCATATCAACTTAAAGCCATGAAACCAAAGTCCGATGTCGTTGATAAACTGGAACACGGTTCAGACTGGTCAGAATATCTTGGCAAAGGTCGAAACTATGCTACATTCTTTCGTTTCTTTCAGGATGAAATCGACAGAATCGGATGGCAGGACACACTCAAGGAGTATCTCTTCAAAGACGATGCACGAGGCCGCGATATGCAAAGCCGTCTATTTGCCGGTATCCTTCACCCACTTATTCAGTTGCTGTATGGCATGGAGTGGTCACAGCCCATGATCATCGCTTCAGCTCTTGCACAGACTGCCGTTCATCGAGACGATTATAAAGAGTTTCTCACAGCCGCTGCTGAAAAGGCTCAAGCTTCCGACGCGCcaccgaagatgaagaccaTCGGTGGCCTTTACGAAGATGCTGTCAAGAATGAGAAACTTCGAAAAAGCTCGCATTGGGATGATTCCAATCGgatctttgatggtgtgTTTACGAGGGCGAAGGATGAGATGATCACTTTGGCTGCGAGAGTGAGAATtggtgaggaggagctggacgAAAAGATTGCCGAGATGGTGCATCATTCTGCTTTCGttgcttcagctgctgcttttCATCCACCTCATGCTCCAAGATTCGAATTTATTCTCAT GCATCACATAACATCCacacccttcttccttaCACTGAAAGAACAGTCCTGGATTCCAGTATCAACCAAGGCGCGCTTCTTGGAGAACAAGGTCCGCATGGATCTCCTGCAGTACATCGCTCGTGGCTCGCCAGCTCTTCGTAGCGATTTGCTTCGTGGCTATGAGCCTAAGGATGGAGAAAAGCTGGTGGGTAAGCCAGAAGATTTGTTCCCGAGGATTCACAAGGTTGTGGATGATGGGCACACTGTCAAGTTAGCCAGGGCATTGATGCTGGCGCAAAGAATTACAAAACCGTATGAGAACAAGGAGTGGGTGAAGATCAAGGGAGATGACGAGTGGTTGAGGGCTGTGTACTTGTTGCTGGATGCCAATGAGGAAGCTGATAGGCAGGGAGGTACTATGTGGGTTAGATCTTCCGGGTTCGATGAAGCTTGGGAGGAGATTCCCAAGGCTAAGATGTAA
- a CDS encoding nucleosome assembly protein — translation MHPDSFKLKFKMSAGDMHDEQVKEALITYEKLQAIEDDFEDVELEILRQQDKLTKDLYVKRQEVIANIPQFWPLVFEQSPPEVDEYIQPSDSELLLNALTGLSVERFELPNGDPRSISLKWEFKENDWFEDKVLEKKFYWRFHKDGWAGLVSEPVDIKWKEGKDLTNGMLSLAKKVYDEEKAGKKLGETEASKKLHKLMEETGMGGVSFFCWFGFRGRKVSPEESEEGRKLEEEKRKARKEGKYDEDDDDMDEDDDDDEYEYEIFPTADDLAVFIAEDLWPGAIKYFTNAQEADDMPSDLEFEEMDEDDSDDDEAPALKKRKA, via the exons ATGCATCCTGATTCTTTCAAGTTAAAGTTCAAAATGTCTGCCGGAGATATGCACGACGAGCAGGTCAAGGAGGCCCTCATCACCTATGAGAAGCTCCAGGCCATCGAGGATGActttgaggatgttgagctCGAGATCC TCCGTCAGCAGGATAAGCTCACCAAGGACCTCTACGTCAAGCGTCAAGAGGTCATCGCCAACATCCCCCAGTTCTGGCCCCTCGTTTTCGAGCAGTCCCCTCCCGAGGTCGATGAGTACATCCAGCCCAGCGACTccgagctcctcctcaacgCCCTGACCGGCCTCTCCGTTGAGCGCTTCGAGCTCCCTAACGGTGACCCTCGCTCCATCTCCCTCAAGTGGGAGTTCAAGGAGAACGACTGGTTCGAGGACAAGGttctcgagaagaagttctACTGGCGCTTCCACAAGGACGGCTGGGCCGGTCTCGTCTCCGAGCCCGTCGACATCAAGTGGaaggagggcaaggatcTGACCAACGGCATGCTCAGCCTCGCCAAGAAGGTCTacgatgaggagaaggctggcaagaagctcgGTGAGACCGAGGcctccaagaagctccacAAGCTCATGGAGGAGACTGGCATGGGAGGTgtcagcttcttctgctggtTCGGCTTCCGCGGCCGCAAGGTCAGCCCCGAGGAGTCTGAGGAGGGCCGCAagctcgaggaggagaagcgcaaggcccGCAAGGAGGGCAAGtacgatgaggatgatgatgacatggacgaggacgacgatgatgatgagtaCGAGTATGAGATCTTCCCCACCGCCGATGATCTCGCCGTCTTCATCGCCGAGGATCTGTGGCCCGGTGCCATCAAGTACTTCA CCAACGCCCAAGAGGCCGATGATATGCCCAGCGACCTCGAGTTCGAGGAGATGGACGAAGATGACtctgatgacgatgaggccCCTGCCCTGAAGAAGCGTAAGGCCTAA
- a CDS encoding copper homeostasis CutC domain-containing protein produces MPPLPAKYPRQIPLEVTIYGPHNALRAANFGAKRLLLCRKGSSPVGGLTPTAQELRHLKGKIHIPISCVIRPRGAPNPSTPGESHDYVYSNNELVQMSESIRQLKETSVMNAIRGDSFVFGCVRRSHEETTQNSRDEIVIDSAYCRYLVNMAKPFGCVFNRAFDHFAERGNSEAVIAELITLGFAGIMTAGGPGLFSNHVEQLDAMCHHTTNIQLIVAGGVCCPEIQKLRKRAHNHDRLSIWLNGDCLRPRDHDDPETTDMNGVMSLIDQLGLQTTD; encoded by the coding sequence ATGCCTCCTCTGCCAGCTAAATACCCGCGCCAGATCCCTCTTGAGGTCACAATCTATGGCCCCCACAACGCTCTCAGAGCCGCCAACTTTGGTGCAAAGCGTCTTCTCCTCTGCCGAAAGGGCTCTTCTCCTGTAGGCGGACTTACTCCCACCGCCCAAGAGCTTCGTCATCTCAAAGGCAAGATCCACATCCCAATCAGCTGCGTCATTCGACCCCGTGGAGCTCCTAACCCTTCTACTCCTGGCGAGTCTCACGACTACGTTTACTCCAACAATGAACTCGTCCAGATGAGCGAGTCTATTCGCCAGCTCAAGGAAACAAGCGTCATGAATGCTATCCGCGGAGATTCCTTCGTGTTTGGATGTGTCAGGCGTAGCCATGAGGAAACGACACAGAACTCTCGCGACGAAATTGTGATTGATTCAGCATACTGTCGCTATCTCGTTAACATGGCCAAGCCATTTGGTTGTGTCTTCAACCGTGCTTTCGACCACTTCGCTGAACGTGGAAACTCAGAAGCTGTCATTGCAGAGCTCATCACTCTTGGTTTTGCAGGCATCATGACAGCTGGAGGGCCAGGTCTCTTCTCCAACCACGTTGAGCAGCTAGATGCCATGTGCCATCATACCACGAACATCCAACTCATTGTCGCTGGGGGAGTTTGCTGCCCTGAGATCCAGAAGCTTCGAAAGCGTGCTCACAACCATGATCGTCTCTCCATCTGGCTGAACGGCGATTGTCTTCGTCCCAGAgatcatgatgatccagAGACTACCGATATGAACGGCGTCATGTCGCTGATTGATCAGCTTGGCCTTCAAACTACGGACTAG
- a CDS encoding alkaline-phosphatase-like protein gives MVKINAIAALAASIAAVSAQTYQRLGTCPTLGCVLPPDQSDFLPGQLFDLRVEVHAPVNGSEAAHNGKPDEKFTVTIAKKGEKAKDFAKAFGVSEPKLETWKFKWYEDLFAEDEDKPSIVNVASKVYRKIALYEPGTYTVTLNYYNGEKTTAEWTVRELQPKRKAKNVIFFIGDGMTTNMITAARLLGHKSINGKYQTLMKLDEFPVLGHQMTHSIDSYITDSANSASALYTGHKSTVNAMGVYADSSPNPFDDPKVETIVEVFKRVWGGAWGAVSTAFLADATPIALSGHTRLRGQYGPLIDQALNGMTNYSWTQHGGPDVFFGGGAENFFAGKGSYQGKDYYKEFQKKGYTVSLNKTSLLKADKSKRALGVFCQSNLPVWLDRNVYKDNLEGRENNPTGGKGDASDLPGLKDMTLKAIDVLATRGKDKGFFLMSEAASIDKQMHALDYDRALGDLLELDDTVRATVEKLKKLKILDETLIIVSADHGHGFDVYGSADTEYLAQQEDDRDKRRAIGTYAQSGESQYTKKAKGINYGTGANFPTNWEPRYAIAAGVAAVPDHREDYKVKKAGPREAAVELKDGDYYANPEDSPKGFLINGTISTDNAQGVHSLTDVPVYALGPCQETFSGTFNNVDIFYKIANCLGLAQGKKQGY, from the exons ATGGTCAAAATAAATGCCATTGCCGCTCTTGCGGCCTCAATTGCTGCTGTGTCTGCCCAGACCTACCAGCGTCTCGGCACATGTCCCACTCTGGGCTGTGTTCTTCCCCCCGACCAGAGTGATTTCCTGCCCGGCCAGCTCTTCGATCTCCGTGTCGAAGTCCACGCTCCCGTGAACGGCTCCGAGGCTGCTCACAACGGAAAGCCCGATGAGAAGTTCACCGTGACCATCGCcaagaagggcgagaaggccaaggacTTTGCAAAGGCCTTTGGCGTCAGTGAGCCCAAGCTCGAGACATGGAAGTTCAAGTGGTACGAGGATCTATTTGCCGAAGACGAGGACAAGCCCAGCATTGTCAACGTTGCTTCCAAGGTCTACCGCAAGATTGCCCTCTACGAGCCCGGCACGTACACCGTTACCCTGAACTACTACAACGGCGAGAAGACCACTGCCGAGTGGACTGTTCGCGAGCTTCAGCCTAAGCGAAAGGCCAAGAacgtcatcttcttcattggTGATGGCATGACCACCAACATG ATCACTGCCGCTCGTCTCTTGGGACACAAGAGCATCAACGGAAAGTACCAGACTCTGATGAAGCTGGACGAGTTCCCCGTTCTCGGTCACCAGATGACCCATTCGATCGACAGCTACATCACCGACTCTGCCAACTCTGCCTCTGCTCTTTACACTGGCCACAAGAGCACTGTCAACGCCATGGG TGTCTATGCTGATTCCTCTCCCAACCCCTTCGATGACCCCAAGGTCGAGACCATTGTTGAGGTCTTCAAGCGTGTCTGG GGCGGTGCTTGGGGTGCTGTTTCTACCGCTTTCCTTGCCGATGCTACCCCCATTGCTCTCAGTGGTCACACCCGTCTCCGAGGCCAGTATGGTCCTTTGATCGACCAGGCTCTCAACGGCATGACCAACTACAGCTGGACCCAGCACGGTGGCCCTGATGTTTTCTTCGGTGGCGGTGCTGAGAACTTCTTCGCTGGTAAGGGCTCTTACCAGGGCAAGGACTACTACAAGGAGTTCCAGAAGAAGGGCTACACCGTCTCTCTCAACAAGACCTCTCTCCTCAAGGCCGACAAGAGCAAGCgtgctcttggtgttttctgCCAGAGCAACCTCCCCGTCTGGCTCGACCGCAACGTCTACAAGGACAACCTCGAGGGCCGCGAGAACAACCCTACCGGCGGTAAGGGTGATGCTTCTGATCTCCCTGGTCTCAAGGACATGAccctcaaggccattgacGTTCTTGCTACCCGTGGCAAGGACAAGGGTTTCTTCCTCATGTCTGAGGCTGCCTCTATCGACAAGCAGATGCACGCTCTTGACTACGACCGTGCTCTCGGtgatcttctcgagcttGACGACACTGTTCGTGCTactgttgagaagctcaagaagctcaagatccttgatgagaccctcatcatcgtctctGCTGATCACGGCCACGGTTTCGA CGTTTACGGTTCCGCCGACACTGAGTACCTTGCCCAGCAGGAGGATGACCGTGACAAGCGCCGTGCCATCGGCACCTACGCTCAGTCCGGCGAGTCTCAGTACACCAAAAAGGCCAAGGGCATCAACTACGGCACTGGCGCCAACTTCCCTACCAACTGGGAGCCCCGATACGCCATCGCTGCTGGTGTCGCTGCCGTGCCTGACCACCGTGAGGACtacaaggtcaagaaggccgGTCCCCGCGAGGCTGCCGTCGAGCTCAAGGACGGTGACTACTACGCCAACCCCGAGGACTCTCCCAAGGGTTTCCTCATCAACGGTACTATCAGCACCGACAACGCCCAGGGCGTTCACTCTCTCACTGATGTCCCTGTCTATGCTCTTGGTCCTTGTCAGGAGACTTTCAGTGGCACTTTCAACAACGTTGACATCTTTTACAAGATTGCCAACTGCCTTGGTCTTGCTCAGGGCAAGAAGCAGGGTTATTAG